In Aquiflexum balticum DSM 16537, a single genomic region encodes these proteins:
- a CDS encoding CHAT domain-containing protein, whose product MNSVFKKYFLIGMAIFTSNWLQLNFLFAIQNETKVPIDWINKINDIRFEKNGFIDTKIKKLEILMDEYIQLGYQKDSIYARMAHRLGDYYRIQNDTDKAIQLFEEAVRINSSNSIYSEYNYLCETYCNMGLTYLNIDLEKAETYFEKSLEIFEIYPEKKGFVAALIHEHMASYYFGLGDYQKAIEIIDYAMATIPSITSTIDGNMLLLQKAYSLLLLEQMEPSRDIFERIIPVFEQEGVADEKKAVAFSIYSQFLETSDRISEAFDYLEKCLQIRKVLGYHTSVANTLYKMGSMLSDSNPKAAIVYFEEALGYSQGSEAEMLIPVIYNGLGVLFQKKDDHFEALRFFQKGLVAMGKNFENNNVFTNPDPAYFRNFSNDQIGFVLLKNKGESLLELYNEKPKEKGYLEASIKTHFLADKLVDQMRWNQNNSTSKEYWRGRTKSLYEKALETSILANNPEQVFYFLEKSRAVLLNDKLNELGAMQLLSDEEVKKETILKKSIDNLLKQIETNKSDKLGYQKLVKELYDGREEYKKFIKSLEAKYPVYYQYKYDTMVFSMQELRERIISNDQVYVSYFMGEENLFILKVGSEEPVLEMKPIGTIYEKINRFNELVIDKTTLNGNYSEFVELSHQIYLDLVYPLGLKGERIIFSMEEQVLPFEILITNESDPESFLLKNHPVSFTYSAQFLKKNKVSTRDKPISLFGLAPVDFFNANKASLLGSEVSLKKLAAMFSGSKVLSGQNASKQNFLNDYYKYSVVHVYSHADADNYGSEPMIYFSDDKLKLSEIPFDSWPKTDLIVLSACNTGVGKSIKGEGVMSLARGFASLGIASSVTTLWEVDDKATYAITEQFYQYLREGYFSDVALQKAKLDFINQQDRGNRIPYYWGGMILIGNSFQFEDVGNQYPYTLVRILVVFAVLVMIWFFWDKQKKRTINHPSRVKD is encoded by the coding sequence ATGAATAGTGTATTTAAGAAATATTTCCTTATTGGAATGGCGATTTTTACATCAAATTGGTTACAGTTAAATTTTTTATTTGCCATTCAGAATGAAACTAAAGTGCCCATTGATTGGATAAACAAAATCAATGATATCCGATTTGAGAAAAATGGATTTATAGATACCAAGATCAAGAAATTGGAAATTCTTATGGATGAATATATCCAATTGGGTTACCAAAAAGACAGTATCTATGCCCGCATGGCTCATAGACTCGGAGACTATTATAGGATCCAAAATGATACTGATAAGGCTATCCAATTGTTCGAAGAAGCAGTAAGGATAAATAGCAGCAATAGTATTTACTCTGAATACAACTATCTGTGTGAAACATATTGCAATATGGGCCTGACCTACCTGAACATTGATCTGGAAAAGGCAGAGACTTATTTCGAGAAAAGCTTGGAAATTTTTGAAATATATCCTGAAAAGAAAGGTTTTGTTGCCGCTTTGATCCATGAACATATGGCCTCGTACTATTTTGGTTTGGGAGATTATCAAAAAGCCATTGAGATCATTGATTATGCTATGGCCACTATCCCTAGCATTACAAGCACAATAGATGGTAACATGCTGCTACTCCAAAAAGCTTACTCCCTTTTACTTTTGGAGCAGATGGAGCCATCCAGGGATATTTTCGAAAGGATAATTCCGGTATTTGAGCAAGAAGGAGTGGCTGATGAAAAAAAAGCAGTGGCATTTTCAATCTATTCGCAGTTTCTTGAAACATCAGATAGAATTTCTGAAGCTTTTGACTACTTGGAGAAATGCCTTCAGATCCGAAAAGTCTTGGGTTATCACACTTCGGTAGCCAATACACTATACAAAATGGGGTCAATGCTTTCAGATTCCAACCCGAAAGCAGCCATAGTTTATTTCGAGGAAGCTTTAGGTTACAGCCAAGGGAGCGAAGCTGAAATGCTTATACCGGTGATTTATAATGGTTTAGGTGTTCTTTTTCAAAAAAAAGATGATCACTTTGAGGCTTTGAGATTTTTCCAAAAGGGGCTTGTTGCAATGGGAAAAAATTTTGAAAACAACAATGTTTTCACCAATCCGGATCCTGCTTATTTCAGAAATTTTTCCAATGACCAAATCGGTTTTGTTTTATTGAAAAATAAAGGGGAAAGCCTTCTTGAACTATACAATGAAAAGCCGAAAGAGAAAGGTTACTTAGAGGCTTCCATTAAAACCCATTTTTTGGCTGATAAATTGGTAGATCAGATGCGCTGGAACCAAAATAATTCGACATCAAAAGAATATTGGAGAGGAAGAACCAAAAGTCTTTATGAGAAAGCCCTTGAAACCTCCATTCTGGCAAATAATCCTGAACAAGTGTTTTATTTCCTGGAAAAAAGCAGGGCAGTGTTGTTGAATGACAAACTAAACGAACTAGGTGCTATGCAGCTCTTATCAGACGAAGAGGTGAAAAAAGAAACAATATTGAAGAAGTCAATTGATAATTTGCTAAAACAAATTGAAACAAATAAATCTGATAAACTTGGATATCAAAAACTAGTAAAAGAATTATATGATGGACGGGAAGAATACAAGAAGTTTATCAAAAGCCTGGAGGCCAAGTATCCTGTATACTATCAGTATAAGTATGATACCATGGTGTTTTCAATGCAGGAATTAAGGGAAAGAATAATTTCAAATGACCAGGTTTATGTCAGCTATTTTATGGGTGAGGAGAATCTGTTCATCCTTAAAGTAGGTTCTGAAGAACCTGTTTTGGAAATGAAACCCATTGGAACAATCTATGAAAAAATAAACAGATTTAATGAATTAGTAATTGATAAAACCACGCTCAATGGTAACTATTCAGAGTTCGTTGAGTTGTCCCACCAAATTTACCTTGATTTGGTTTATCCTTTGGGATTGAAGGGGGAAAGAATCATTTTTTCCATGGAAGAACAAGTACTTCCATTTGAAATTTTGATCACAAATGAATCTGATCCGGAATCGTTTTTACTTAAAAATCATCCGGTCAGCTTTACATATTCTGCCCAATTTTTGAAAAAAAATAAGGTGTCAACTCGAGATAAGCCAATTAGCCTCTTTGGATTAGCTCCAGTGGATTTTTTCAATGCCAATAAAGCATCCCTGCTCGGTTCAGAAGTATCCTTGAAAAAGCTTGCTGCGATGTTCTCAGGCTCAAAAGTATTGTCAGGGCAAAATGCTTCCAAACAAAACTTTTTAAATGATTATTATAAGTATTCTGTGGTCCATGTTTATTCGCATGCTGATGCCGACAATTATGGTAGTGAACCAATGATTTATTTTTCCGATGACAAATTAAAATTATCTGAGATACCCTTTGACAGTTGGCCTAAGACAGATCTAATTGTATTATCGGCATGTAATACTGGTGTAGGAAAGTCTATCAAAGGTGAAGGTGTGATGAGTTTGGCAAGGGGCTTTGCTTCTTTGGGCATTGCTTCAAGCGTTACAACTTTATGGGAGGTGGATGATAAGGCCACTTACGCGATAACCGAACAGTTTTATCAATACCTTAGAGAAGGTTATTTTTCAGATGTTGCACTTCAAAAAGCAAAACTGGATTTTATAAACCAACAGGACCGGGGAAATAGAATCCCATACTACTGGGGTGGTATGATTTTGATAGGAAATTCTTTTCAGTTTGAAGATGTGGGTAATCAATATCCTTATACATTAGTTCGGATTTTAGTGGTTTTTGCTGTTTTGGTGATGATTTGGTTCTTTTGGGATAAACAGAAAAAAAGGACCATTAATCATCCAAGCCGTGTGAAGGATTGA
- a CDS encoding D-alanyl-D-alanine carboxypeptidase, with protein sequence MNKIKFSFLSLCPIRKILLVFFLLLYSNVSFGQESEIVNRYLGLDSLLNERSFFGNHLTGFVLFDLDSQRVLYEKNSHLNFIPASTTKLLTFYGSLVVLKDSLPAFRYIENDGGITFWGTGFPVWKYKNMPHTKISEFLGRYKSIRFSDSNWKDEAFGYGWQWDDYYYSYSSEKSPFPIYGNFVTYTNQKRTPIPNISNFNKVIINTTKEIKHVERTFHSNDFYFNPNTYTATKSELPFITSSELFTKLAENQINKPVGLSKEILPSSHKVFQGGTLLPLWIEMLQESDNFIAEQLILMISDAQFLELNSERAIDFIQKTYLWDLPDKPQWVDGSGLSRHNLITPRSMIALMVKLEEAMPRSQIMRLLPQGGINGTLKNNFKARTPYIYAKTGTISNNLSLVGYIVTDSGQVYAFAFMNNNYLNKSAEIRREMEKVMVYIKEKF encoded by the coding sequence TTGAACAAAATCAAATTTTCATTCCTATCCCTTTGCCCGATCAGAAAAATCTTACTGGTTTTCTTCCTTCTTTTGTATTCAAATGTCAGTTTTGGGCAAGAATCAGAAATTGTAAATAGGTATCTGGGACTTGACAGCCTGTTGAACGAAAGGTCGTTTTTTGGAAATCACCTTACCGGATTCGTTCTATTCGATTTGGACAGTCAAAGGGTCCTCTATGAAAAAAACAGTCACTTAAACTTCATTCCGGCTTCGACTACCAAGCTTTTGACTTTTTATGGCAGTTTAGTCGTATTGAAGGATAGCTTACCGGCTTTTAGGTATATAGAAAACGATGGTGGAATTACGTTTTGGGGAACAGGATTCCCTGTTTGGAAATATAAAAACATGCCCCATACCAAGATTTCAGAATTCCTTGGCCGCTACAAATCCATCAGATTTTCAGATTCGAACTGGAAAGATGAGGCTTTTGGATATGGTTGGCAATGGGATGATTATTATTATTCCTACTCATCTGAGAAGTCTCCTTTTCCGATTTATGGGAATTTTGTCACCTACACCAATCAAAAAAGAACCCCGATTCCCAATATCTCCAATTTCAATAAAGTAATAATCAATACAACAAAAGAAATCAAGCATGTGGAAAGAACTTTTCATAGCAATGATTTTTACTTCAACCCAAACACCTACACTGCCACCAAATCGGAACTTCCATTTATCACCTCATCGGAACTTTTTACAAAATTGGCTGAAAACCAAATCAATAAACCGGTCGGTTTGAGTAAAGAAATTTTACCCTCATCCCATAAGGTCTTCCAAGGCGGTACACTCTTGCCCCTTTGGATAGAAATGCTACAGGAAAGTGATAATTTTATTGCAGAGCAACTTATTTTGATGATTTCCGATGCACAGTTTTTGGAATTGAATTCTGAGCGGGCCATAGATTTTATACAGAAAACCTATTTGTGGGATTTGCCTGACAAGCCGCAATGGGTGGACGGTTCCGGGCTTTCAAGACATAACCTGATTACCCCAAGATCCATGATTGCCCTGATGGTCAAGTTGGAGGAAGCCATGCCCCGCAGTCAGATCATGAGACTCCTTCCTCAGGGAGGAATAAACGGGACTTTGAAAAACAACTTCAAAGCCAGAACACCGTACATCTATGCCAAAACCGGAACGATCAGCAACAATCTCAGTTTGGTAGGTTATATTGTCACTGATTCCGGTCAGGTATATGCTTTTGCCTTTATGAACAACAATTACCTCAACAAATCCGCTGAAATCCGAAGGGAAATGGAAAAGGTAATGGTGTATATTAAGGAGAAGTTTTGA
- a CDS encoding zeta toxin family protein — protein sequence MTEDIFQEILRRNIGIVSKVIFAGGLPATGKSSHLRTFVQNEIIFDGTINDEDKLLGYIRKSMQLGYLVEIFIYSCEPKRAFESNLNRGFLFGRYVPISHYVKVAKSLNNREKLIRIHFQNQVKIFNFEHTKFEGKLKKFRPIIIKRDELETIAKGHKFRDKRTFKKVIA from the coding sequence TTGACGGAAGACATTTTTCAGGAAATTTTAAGGCGAAATATTGGGATTGTTTCCAAAGTTATTTTTGCTGGAGGATTACCAGCAACAGGAAAATCATCTCATTTGAGAACTTTTGTGCAAAATGAAATAATTTTTGATGGTACTATTAATGATGAGGATAAGCTGTTGGGTTATATCAGAAAATCGATGCAACTTGGGTATCTTGTTGAAATATTTATATATAGTTGCGAACCCAAAAGAGCGTTTGAGAGTAATTTAAATAGAGGGTTTTTGTTTGGACGATACGTTCCGATTTCACATTATGTAAAAGTTGCAAAAAGCTTGAATAACAGAGAAAAACTTATAAGAATACATTTTCAAAACCAGGTCAAAATCTTTAATTTCGAACATACTAAGTTTGAGGGAAAGCTTAAAAAATTTAGACCCATTATTATAAAAAGAGATGAACTCGAGACCATTGCAAAAGGACATAAATTCAGAGATAAAAGAACTTTTAAAAAAGTCATTGCCTGA
- a CDS encoding penicillin acylase family protein: MLNRIFLFFIFISLTFSNFAQSDLSKWENRAQNSEIVRDHWGVPHIYGKSDADAVFGMIYAQCEDDFNRVEMNYITAMGRKAEVEGAKEIYADLRMKLYIDEEVVKKEYQNSPQWLKDLMNAWADGINYFLYTHPEVKPKLLTRFEPWMALTFSEGSIGGDIESISVNQLKAFYDKDFYAHLIYAERDWEEEPRGSNGFAIAPKLSKSGNALLMINPHTSFYFRPEVHMVSEEGLNAYGAVTWGQFFIYQGFNEYNGWMHTSAKADAIDHYALTVEKRKGKYHYKFGKEWRPLIEKKIIVPYKEGNEMQSREFTAFYSHHGPVIREENGKWVAIALMVEREKALTQSYNRTKTKNHAEFKANMELKTNSSNSTVYADRDGNIVYYHGNFIPVRDPQFDWRNVVDGSNPATEWKGLHEIEEMIYIENPENGWIQHCNSTPFTAAGPFSPKSVDYPPYIAWDLENARGVNAVRILSDKKDLTLESLISEVAYEPTLMAFDPMIPALEKAYQSLSEDDPRKPKLKEPMAALSSWDLKTGVNSVGTSLAVFWGNQLIATGRELDRPWDAYIFDFLAENTTDEMKVSALEKAIDKLVEDFGTWNTPWGEINRFQRVTNEIQGIFYDELPSLPVGYNSSLWGSLAAYGSRAYPNTKKWYGNVGNSFVAAVEFGEKVRAKSLLAGGQSGNPFSPHFVDQAENYSKGVFKDVSYYREDVLENARRIYRPGSTN, encoded by the coding sequence ATGCTAAATAGAATATTTCTTTTCTTCATTTTCATCAGTCTTACTTTTTCAAATTTTGCTCAATCAGACCTTTCAAAATGGGAAAACAGAGCCCAAAATTCAGAGATTGTAAGAGACCATTGGGGTGTCCCACATATATACGGAAAATCAGACGCTGATGCTGTCTTTGGGATGATTTATGCACAATGCGAGGATGATTTTAACCGGGTGGAAATGAATTACATTACGGCTATGGGTAGAAAGGCAGAAGTAGAAGGGGCAAAGGAAATATATGCAGACCTCAGAATGAAGCTCTATATTGACGAGGAGGTGGTGAAAAAAGAATACCAAAACTCCCCTCAATGGCTCAAAGACCTGATGAATGCCTGGGCAGATGGAATCAATTATTTTCTCTATACCCATCCTGAAGTAAAACCCAAACTCCTTACCAGATTTGAACCTTGGATGGCGCTGACATTCAGTGAGGGGAGCATTGGCGGTGATATCGAAAGCATTTCGGTCAATCAATTGAAAGCATTTTATGACAAAGACTTTTATGCCCATCTTATTTATGCTGAAAGGGATTGGGAGGAAGAACCAAGGGGTTCAAACGGTTTTGCGATTGCACCTAAATTATCCAAATCGGGAAATGCCCTTCTGATGATCAACCCACATACATCTTTCTATTTTAGACCGGAAGTTCATATGGTCAGTGAGGAAGGTTTGAATGCATACGGCGCGGTAACTTGGGGACAGTTTTTCATCTACCAAGGATTCAATGAATACAACGGCTGGATGCATACTTCTGCCAAAGCAGATGCCATAGACCATTATGCCCTGACTGTTGAAAAAAGGAAAGGAAAATACCATTACAAATTCGGGAAAGAATGGAGACCACTTATTGAGAAAAAAATCATAGTTCCATATAAAGAGGGGAATGAAATGCAAAGCAGGGAATTCACTGCTTTCTATAGCCATCATGGACCTGTCATTAGAGAGGAAAATGGGAAGTGGGTTGCCATCGCATTGATGGTAGAGCGGGAAAAAGCCCTGACCCAGTCCTATAATCGGACTAAAACAAAAAATCATGCGGAGTTCAAAGCCAATATGGAACTGAAAACCAATTCCTCCAACAGCACGGTCTATGCTGATCGTGATGGCAATATTGTGTACTATCATGGGAATTTTATTCCGGTAAGAGATCCACAATTTGATTGGAGGAATGTGGTGGATGGAAGTAATCCTGCTACTGAATGGAAAGGATTGCATGAAATTGAAGAAATGATCTATATCGAGAATCCGGAGAATGGCTGGATACAGCACTGTAATTCAACCCCATTTACTGCTGCTGGACCATTCAGTCCTAAAAGCGTAGATTATCCACCCTATATCGCTTGGGATCTGGAAAATGCAAGAGGAGTAAATGCCGTCAGGATTCTTTCCGACAAAAAAGACCTTACATTGGAATCCCTGATCTCGGAAGTTGCCTATGAACCAACTTTGATGGCCTTTGATCCCATGATTCCTGCATTGGAAAAAGCTTACCAAAGCCTTTCTGAAGATGATCCAAGAAAACCGAAATTGAAAGAACCTATGGCTGCGCTTTCTTCTTGGGATTTAAAAACAGGAGTCAATTCAGTGGGCACATCCTTGGCCGTTTTCTGGGGAAATCAATTGATTGCTACAGGGAGGGAACTGGATAGGCCTTGGGATGCCTATATTTTTGACTTTTTGGCCGAAAATACCACTGATGAAATGAAAGTATCAGCCCTGGAAAAAGCCATTGACAAACTTGTAGAAGACTTTGGAACCTGGAACACCCCTTGGGGCGAAATCAACCGCTTCCAAAGGGTTACCAACGAAATTCAGGGCATATTCTATGATGAGTTGCCAAGTTTGCCTGTAGGATATAATTCCTCTCTTTGGGGTTCCTTGGCGGCTTATGGCAGTCGGGCCTACCCCAATACCAAAAAATGGTACGGGAATGTCGGGAATAGCTTTGTCGCTGCAGTAGAATTTGGAGAGAAAGTCAGGGCAAAATCACTCTTGGCCGGTGGACAAAGTGGCAATCCCTTTTCCCCCCACTTTGTAGATCAGGCAGAAAACTACAGTAAAGGAGTTTTCAAGGATGTCAGTTATTATAGGGAAGATGTGCTGGAGAATGCCAGGAGGATTTATAGGCCGGGTTCCACTAACTAA
- a CDS encoding GH3 family domain-containing protein: MAILGTLLKKGIRLRDSLEQEYSSPLELQKVELKKLLIKAAKTEFGRKYKFDVILKEFKNRDDSFYKSFAQHVPIYNYEKIYNEWWYRLKAGEKNITWPEAIRYFALTSGTSGASSKYIPISKDMVKAIRRTGVRQILSLSKYDLPDELFTKGILMLGGSTDLEFNGTYFSGDLSGITTGRLPIWFQTFYKPGKQISKNKDWGEKLEQIVEMAPKWDIGIIVGVPAWLQILIEKIIERYQLKTIHDIWPNLTIYVHGGVSFEPYIKGFEKLMAKPLIYMETYLASEGFLAFQALPERKSMRLVLNNGIFHEFVPFNEGNFDENGEIHPNAEILKIDEVEEGKDYALLISTCAGAWRYQIGDVIRFVSIEESEIVITGRTKHFLSLCGEHLSVDNINKAIHLVEEEMNLDIREFTVLGLPNGTLFAHHWFAGTDNQVDEKELRDKIDGHLKVLNDDYAVERKHALKEMRLSVVPAALFYGWLKAQGKEGGQNKFPRVLKGEKMNSWLEYLEENGMKI; this comes from the coding sequence ATGGCTATATTGGGTACATTGCTAAAAAAGGGCATCAGATTAAGGGATTCTTTGGAACAGGAATATAGCTCTCCCTTAGAACTTCAAAAAGTCGAACTTAAAAAATTGTTGATCAAAGCGGCAAAGACTGAATTCGGCAGGAAGTATAAATTTGATGTGATTTTGAAAGAGTTTAAAAACCGGGATGATAGTTTTTACAAGTCCTTTGCCCAGCATGTTCCCATTTATAATTATGAAAAAATCTACAATGAATGGTGGTATAGACTCAAAGCAGGGGAGAAGAATATAACCTGGCCTGAAGCCATCAGGTATTTTGCGCTCACCTCAGGCACCTCAGGTGCTTCTTCCAAATATATTCCCATATCCAAGGATATGGTAAAGGCTATCCGAAGAACAGGAGTAAGACAGATTCTTTCCCTTTCAAAGTATGATTTACCGGATGAATTATTTACCAAAGGAATTTTAATGTTGGGCGGAAGTACTGATCTGGAATTTAATGGGACCTATTTTTCCGGTGACCTCAGCGGCATTACGACAGGAAGGCTTCCTATTTGGTTTCAGACTTTTTACAAACCCGGCAAGCAGATTTCCAAAAATAAGGATTGGGGAGAGAAGTTAGAGCAAATTGTAGAAATGGCTCCAAAATGGGATATAGGAATAATTGTTGGGGTGCCTGCTTGGTTGCAGATATTGATTGAAAAAATCATAGAAAGATACCAATTGAAAACGATCCATGATATTTGGCCAAATCTGACGATTTATGTGCACGGGGGAGTTTCTTTTGAACCTTATATTAAGGGTTTTGAAAAATTGATGGCCAAGCCCTTGATTTATATGGAAACCTATTTGGCTTCGGAAGGTTTCTTGGCTTTTCAGGCTTTGCCAGAAAGGAAATCCATGAGGCTAGTACTGAACAATGGGATTTTTCATGAATTTGTACCTTTCAACGAAGGTAATTTTGATGAAAATGGAGAAATCCATCCCAATGCTGAGATATTGAAGATTGATGAAGTGGAGGAAGGAAAAGACTATGCACTTTTGATTTCTACTTGTGCCGGCGCTTGGAGATATCAGATTGGAGATGTCATCCGGTTTGTTTCCATAGAAGAATCCGAAATAGTAATTACAGGAAGGACCAAACATTTTTTGAGCTTGTGCGGAGAACATTTATCTGTTGACAATATCAACAAAGCCATACATTTGGTGGAAGAGGAAATGAATCTGGATATCCGTGAATTTACCGTTTTGGGCTTGCCAAATGGTACTTTGTTCGCCCATCACTGGTTTGCCGGTACGGATAATCAAGTCGATGAGAAAGAATTAAGAGATAAAATTGATGGGCATTTAAAGGTTCTCAATGATGATTATGCAGTCGAAAGGAAACATGCGCTGAAAGAAATGAGACTATCAGTGGTACCTGCTGCTTTGTTTTATGGATGGTTAAAGGCCCAAGGAAAAGAAGGTGGTCAGAATAAATTCCCTAGAGTCCTGAAAGGTGAAAAAATGAATAGTTGGCTGGAATACCTGGAGGAAAATGGCATGAAAATATGA
- a CDS encoding LysE family translocator codes for MNQALLEGISMGLLLSAMIGPVFFTLIQNSIENGFRHTVILALGILSSDLIYVIITFFGVSFLAQYPNFEVILGYVGGLVLIGFGVSGFFKKNKERISSGGMMISKPKKTTGFLKGFGINGINPFVMLFWISIAGLVNLKEDFENTDVFLYYFGLLFTVFVIDLLKAFIAKQLKSFVTPGLMKKLNIAVAIVLVFFGLRLIKFAWERQFLLS; via the coding sequence ATGAATCAGGCACTGTTAGAAGGTATCAGTATGGGTTTATTGCTTTCCGCGATGATCGGCCCTGTTTTTTTTACTCTGATCCAAAACAGTATTGAAAATGGATTTCGCCATACTGTTATTTTGGCTTTAGGTATCCTTTCAAGTGATTTGATCTATGTAATCATCACATTTTTTGGAGTAAGCTTTTTGGCACAGTATCCAAATTTTGAGGTGATATTAGGCTATGTCGGTGGTCTTGTTTTGATTGGATTTGGGGTTTCTGGCTTTTTCAAAAAAAACAAGGAAAGAATAAGTTCGGGAGGTATGATGATATCCAAACCAAAAAAAACAACCGGCTTTTTAAAGGGGTTTGGAATTAACGGCATCAATCCTTTTGTCATGTTATTCTGGATTTCCATAGCGGGATTGGTTAACCTGAAAGAGGATTTTGAAAATACTGATGTTTTTCTGTATTACTTTGGTTTATTGTTCACCGTCTTTGTAATTGACTTATTGAAGGCCTTTATCGCAAAGCAACTGAAATCATTTGTCACTCCCGGATTGATGAAAAAGCTCAATATTGCAGTAGCAATTGTGTTGGTGTTTTTCGGATTGAGGTTGATAAAGTTTGCTTGGGAGAGGCAATTTTTGTTATCATAA
- a CDS encoding YggS family pyridoxal phosphate-dependent enzyme: MSIKENLNKIKNTFSNPQCLLVAVSKTQPISAIKEAYDLGIRDFGENKVQEMLEKQAELPDDIRWHMIGHLQSNKVKYIAPFVHLIHGVDSLKLLKEINKQAEKVNRIIPCLLQIYIAKEESKFGLDENELEEIISGNEIQELKNIKISGLMGMATYTDDTIIVRKEFRGLYQLFTTLKNRMLPQNFEMKELSMGMSGDYNIAQEEGSTMVRIGTAIFGERNYK; the protein is encoded by the coding sequence ATGAGCATTAAAGAAAACCTAAATAAAATAAAAAATACATTTTCAAATCCTCAATGTTTATTGGTAGCCGTAAGCAAGACCCAACCTATCTCTGCCATTAAAGAAGCTTATGATTTAGGAATCAGGGATTTTGGAGAAAATAAGGTTCAGGAAATGTTGGAAAAACAAGCTGAATTACCTGATGATATCAGGTGGCATATGATCGGGCATCTTCAAAGCAATAAAGTCAAATACATAGCCCCATTTGTACATTTAATCCATGGTGTGGATTCCTTGAAATTGCTCAAAGAAATCAATAAACAGGCAGAAAAAGTAAACAGAATAATCCCATGTCTTCTTCAGATTTACATCGCTAAAGAAGAAAGTAAATTTGGCTTGGACGAAAATGAACTGGAAGAAATAATTTCCGGGAACGAGATCCAAGAACTCAAAAACATCAAAATTTCAGGATTGATGGGTATGGCTACCTATACGGATGATACGATAATAGTCAGAAAAGAATTTCGTGGACTTTACCAATTATTTACAACACTAAAAAATAGAATGCTTCCCCAGAATTTTGAAATGAAAGAATTATCCATGGGTATGAGCGGTGATTACAACATTGCACAGGAAGAGGGAAGTACTATGGTCAGGATCGGAACGGCAATCTTTGGAGAAAGAAATTATAAATAA
- a CDS encoding DUF423 domain-containing protein, which translates to MIKLNTIQIAGILGGLAVAIGAFGAHGLEAILESNARTETFETAVKYHFYHALAILAVGIWQRSEPVVKRLNTVVWMFFIGILIFSGSLYVLSLTGISWLGAITPIGGVAFILGWGLLAFSVKKSQNKIK; encoded by the coding sequence ATGATCAAACTCAATACTATTCAAATTGCCGGAATTCTAGGCGGATTGGCAGTAGCCATAGGAGCTTTTGGGGCTCACGGATTGGAAGCAATCCTGGAAAGCAATGCTAGAACAGAAACTTTTGAAACAGCCGTTAAATACCACTTTTATCATGCGTTGGCCATTCTTGCTGTAGGAATATGGCAGCGGTCAGAACCTGTCGTCAAAAGGCTAAACACAGTTGTTTGGATGTTTTTTATAGGAATCCTGATTTTTTCGGGATCACTTTATGTGCTTTCCTTGACCGGGATTTCCTGGCTTGGAGCCATTACTCCTATAGGAGGTGTAGCATTTATCCTGGGTTGGGGATTGTTGGCATTCTCTGTCAAAAAAAGTCAGAATAAAATCAAATAA